The Gallus gallus isolate bGalGal1 chromosome 23, bGalGal1.mat.broiler.GRCg7b, whole genome shotgun sequence genome includes a region encoding these proteins:
- the NKAIN1 gene encoding sodium/potassium-transporting ATPase subunit beta-1-interacting protein 1 isoform X2, producing the protein MGRCNGRCTLVGFCCLQLIAALERQIFDFLGYQWAPILANFLHIMAVILGIFGTIQYRSKYLIMYAVWLVLWVGWNAFIICFYLEVGHLSQDRDFIMTFNTSLHRSWWMENGPGCLVTPVLNSRLALEDHHVITVSGCLLDYQYIEVLSSAAQIFLALFGFVYACYVSKVFLEEEDSFDFIGGFDSYGYQAPQKTSHLQLQPLYTSG; encoded by the exons ATCGCGGCGCTGGAGCGGCAGATCTTTGATTTCCTGGGCTATCAGTGGGCACCCATCCTGGCCAATTTTTTACACATCATGGCTGTCATCCTGGGCATCTTCGGGACCATCCAGTACAGATCCAAATACCTCATCATG TACGCGGTGTGGCTGGTGCTGTGGGTCGGCTGGAACGCCTTCATCATCTGCTTCTACCTGGAGGTTGGGCACTTGTCGCAG GACCGAGACTTCATCATGACCTTCAATACCTCCCTGCACCGCTCGTGGTGGATGGAGAACGGGCCGGGCTGCCTGGTGACGCCAGTGCTCAACTCCCGGCTGGCACTCGAGGACCACCACGTGATCACAGTCAGCGGCTGCCTGCTGGACTACCAATACATCGAGGTGCTCAGCAGCGCCGCACAGATCTTCCTGGCG ctcTTCGGCTTCGTCTACGCCTGCTATGTCAGCAAAGTGTTTCTGGAAGAAGAAGACAGCT tTGACTTCATCGGTGGGTTTGACTCCTATGGTTACCAGGCGCCGCAGAAGACGTCGCATCTACAGCTACAGCCACTGTACAC GTCTGGGTAA